From Mya arenaria isolate MELC-2E11 chromosome 12, ASM2691426v1, the proteins below share one genomic window:
- the LOC128210386 gene encoding transmembrane protein 272-like → MYHCIVYLFTSSLKSNITGAIHLHDCPLQDLVPIWLIVSGVAPIFFGGSARKQGDDGDESQSPARSVCGVIGLIFNLAWLICGSLWVYPTFGTVNNDDFVPCIGNVTTGCSQDCHKPTLTFAFAMVTIDWIFFVFWFITTLCSFRAICSRSRGGAQISA, encoded by the exons atgtatCACTGTATCGTTTACTTATTTACTAGTTCActcaaatcaaatattacagGAGCCATCCATCTTCATGACTGTCCTCTACAAGACTTGGTGCCCATCTGGCTGATCGTGAGCGGCGTGGCTCCAATCTTCTTTGGCGGCTCGGCGCGTAAACAAGGGGATGACGGTgatgaaagtcaaagtcccgcgCGCAGCGTCTGTGGGGTCATAGGGCTGATCTTCAACCTTGCCTGGCTCATCTGTG gATCATTGTGGGTGTACCCCACGTTCGGAACGGTAAACAACGATGACTTCGTGCCCTGTATTGGCAACGTTACGACGGGCTGCTCTCAAGACTGCCATAAGCCGACCTTGACCTTCGCGTTTGCCATGGTCACAATCGACTGGATTTTCTTCGTATTCTGGTTTATTACCACATTGTGCTCTTTCCGTGCAATTTGCTCTCGGTCACGTGGGGGAGCGCAGATAAGTGCTTAG